From Rhineura floridana isolate rRhiFlo1 chromosome 5, rRhiFlo1.hap2, whole genome shotgun sequence, a single genomic window includes:
- the LOC133385483 gene encoding gap junction beta-2 protein-like gives MNWAALQSILGGVNKHSTGIGKIWLTVLFIFRVMILVVAAENVWGDEQQDFTCNTLQPGCKNVCYDEYFPVSHIRLWALQLIFVSTPALLVAMHVAYRRNEKKRKYRHGEKIDIEKLKSQKVHIEGPLWWTYTSSLFFRIIFEATFMYIFYYMYGGYNMPVVVKCTDFPCPNTVDCFISRPTEKTVFTIFMLAVSGVCMLLNVLELSYLMLKSCTRKPKNVKSLPSH, from the coding sequence ATGAACTGGGCAGCACTCCAGTCCATCTTAGGAGGTGTAAACAAACACTCAACGGGTATTGGGAAAATATGGCTCACTGTCCTCTTTATCTTCCGTGTCATGATTCTTGTGGTTGCTGCGGAAAACGTCTGGGGAGATGAGCAGCAAGATTTTACTTGTAACACTCTACAACCTGGATGTAAAAATGTCTGCTATGATGAATATTTCCCAGTTTCTCACATTAGACTTTGGGCTCTCCAACTTATCTTTGTCTCCACTCCCGCACTTTTGGTGGCGATGCATGTTGCCTACAGAAGGAATGAGAAGAAACGGAAATACCGACATGGAGAGAAAATCGACATTGAAAAGCTGAAAAGCCAAAAGGTTCACATCGAGGGGCCCCTATGGTGGACATacaccagcagcctcttcttccgAATTATCTTTGAAGCTACCTTCATGTACATATTTTATTACATGTACGGAGGGTACAATATGCCTGTTGTAGTGAAATGTACTGATTTTCCTTGCCCAAATACAGTAGACTGTTTTATTTCTCGACCCACTGAGAAAACTGTATTTACTATTTTCATGCTGGCTGTGTCAGGCGTATGTATGCTCTTAAATGTACTTGAGTTATCTTATTTGATGCTAAAGTCTTGCACAAGGAAGCCTAAAAATGTAAAATCACTGCCCAGTCATTAG